The following coding sequences lie in one Pseudorca crassidens isolate mPseCra1 chromosome 2, mPseCra1.hap1, whole genome shotgun sequence genomic window:
- the CYB561D1 gene encoding probable transmembrane reductase CYB561D1 isoform X2 codes for MQSLEVGLVPAPQREPRLTRWLRRGSGILAHLVALGFTIFLTVLSRPGTSLFSWHPVFMALAFCLCMAEAILLFSPEHSLFFCSRKARIRLHWAGQTLAILCAALGLGFIISSRTRSELPHLVSWHSWVGALTLLATSVQALCGLCLLCPRAARVSRVARLKLYHLTCGLVIYLMAMVTVLLGMHSVWFQAQIKGAAWYLCLALPLYPALVIMHQISSFYLPRKKMEM; via the exons ATGCAGTCCCTGGAGGTAGGTCTGGTTCCCGCTCCACAGAGGGAGCCGAGACTGACCCGGTGGCTGCGGAGAGGCAGTGGGATCTTGGCGCACCTGGTCGCTTTGGGCTTCACCATCTTTCTGACAGTGCTGTCCCGGCCAGGAACGA GTCTTTTCTCCTGGCACCCTGTATTCATGGCCTTGGCG TTCTGCCTCTGCATGGCTGAGGCCATCCTACTCTTCTCGCCTGAGCACTCCCTGTTCTTCTGCTCCCGAAAGGCCCGGATCCGACTCCATTGGGCGGGGCAGACCCTAGCCATCCTCTGTgcagccctgggcctgggctttaTCATCTCCAGCAGGACCCGCAGTGAGCTGCCCCACCTGGTGTCCTGGCACAGCTGGGTAGGGGCTCTGACATTGCTGGCCACTAGCGTCCAGGCACTGTGTGGGCTCTGCCTCCTCTGTCCCCGGGCAGCCAGGGTCTCAAGGGTGGCTCGCCTCAAGCTCTACCATCTGACATGTGGACTGGTGATCTACCTAATGGCTATGGTAACAGTGCTCCTGGGTATGCACTCTGTGTGGTTCCAGGCCCAGATCAAAGGTGCAGCTTGGTACCTGTGTCTGGCGCTGCCCCTCTATCCAGCCCTGGTAATCATGCACCAGATCTCCAGCTTCTACTTGccaaggaagaaaatggaaatgtga
- the CYB561D1 gene encoding probable transmembrane reductase CYB561D1 isoform X1: MQSLEVGLVPAPQREPRLTRWLRRGSGILAHLVALGFTIFLTVLSRPGTSLFSWHPVFMALAVSLGFFLQFCLCMAEAILLFSPEHSLFFCSRKARIRLHWAGQTLAILCAALGLGFIISSRTRSELPHLVSWHSWVGALTLLATSVQALCGLCLLCPRAARVSRVARLKLYHLTCGLVIYLMAMVTVLLGMHSVWFQAQIKGAAWYLCLALPLYPALVIMHQISSFYLPRKKMEM, from the exons ATGCAGTCCCTGGAGGTAGGTCTGGTTCCCGCTCCACAGAGGGAGCCGAGACTGACCCGGTGGCTGCGGAGAGGCAGTGGGATCTTGGCGCACCTGGTCGCTTTGGGCTTCACCATCTTTCTGACAGTGCTGTCCCGGCCAGGAACGA GTCTTTTCTCCTGGCACCCTGTATTCATGGCCTTGGCGGTGAGTTTGGGCTTCTTTCTGCAG TTCTGCCTCTGCATGGCTGAGGCCATCCTACTCTTCTCGCCTGAGCACTCCCTGTTCTTCTGCTCCCGAAAGGCCCGGATCCGACTCCATTGGGCGGGGCAGACCCTAGCCATCCTCTGTgcagccctgggcctgggctttaTCATCTCCAGCAGGACCCGCAGTGAGCTGCCCCACCTGGTGTCCTGGCACAGCTGGGTAGGGGCTCTGACATTGCTGGCCACTAGCGTCCAGGCACTGTGTGGGCTCTGCCTCCTCTGTCCCCGGGCAGCCAGGGTCTCAAGGGTGGCTCGCCTCAAGCTCTACCATCTGACATGTGGACTGGTGATCTACCTAATGGCTATGGTAACAGTGCTCCTGGGTATGCACTCTGTGTGGTTCCAGGCCCAGATCAAAGGTGCAGCTTGGTACCTGTGTCTGGCGCTGCCCCTCTATCCAGCCCTGGTAATCATGCACCAGATCTCCAGCTTCTACTTGccaaggaagaaaatggaaatgtga
- the CYB561D1 gene encoding probable transmembrane reductase CYB561D1 isoform X3 — translation MAEAILLFSPEHSLFFCSRKARIRLHWAGQTLAILCAALGLGFIISSRTRSELPHLVSWHSWVGALTLLATSVQALCGLCLLCPRAARVSRVARLKLYHLTCGLVIYLMAMVTVLLGMHSVWFQAQIKGAAWYLCLALPLYPALVIMHQISSFYLPRKKMEM, via the coding sequence ATGGCTGAGGCCATCCTACTCTTCTCGCCTGAGCACTCCCTGTTCTTCTGCTCCCGAAAGGCCCGGATCCGACTCCATTGGGCGGGGCAGACCCTAGCCATCCTCTGTgcagccctgggcctgggctttaTCATCTCCAGCAGGACCCGCAGTGAGCTGCCCCACCTGGTGTCCTGGCACAGCTGGGTAGGGGCTCTGACATTGCTGGCCACTAGCGTCCAGGCACTGTGTGGGCTCTGCCTCCTCTGTCCCCGGGCAGCCAGGGTCTCAAGGGTGGCTCGCCTCAAGCTCTACCATCTGACATGTGGACTGGTGATCTACCTAATGGCTATGGTAACAGTGCTCCTGGGTATGCACTCTGTGTGGTTCCAGGCCCAGATCAAAGGTGCAGCTTGGTACCTGTGTCTGGCGCTGCCCCTCTATCCAGCCCTGGTAATCATGCACCAGATCTCCAGCTTCTACTTGccaaggaagaaaatggaaatgtga